The sequence ATTGGGGATGCCACTGACCAGACTCCCTGCTGACCAACGACTTCCGCGACATCTTGAATCGGGCCCCACCCTAGTCCAAGACGCTGCCTTTCCTGCTGCGCGAGTTCTTGGCCTTGCTCGTAAGCCTCCGCATTGTTTCTTGGTTCGCGCATCGCATAGTCAGGAGGAAGAACTCGCGGGTCATCACCTAGCATCTGCTCGATGATTCGAGCCTCCCTGAAGACGTTTGAAAACCAAGTGAGCTGAGAGCGGAGTTCAGGTGACTCTCCAAGGGTGTCCTGCATTCTAAAGAGCGCAGTGAGAGGCTCCTCGGATTCCGCATCTTCGCTTTCGTGAAGGAGCGACGATAATGACCGGCCGTACATCCGCGCGAGCCGCACAATTTCGAGCGAGTTGACGTTCCTATCTCCAGATTCAATCTGAGCAAGGGACTCGCGTGCAAGCCCGAGTTCGTCCGCCACTTCCTGCTGAGTGAGCGCGACGCTCTTTCGAGCTTCCTGGAGCCGCTTGCCGAGTGCTTCTTGAGTGAGTGCCATAGATATCCTTACAATTCCGCTTAATCTTGCCTTTATTATAGGCTCGTTCCAACGCCTACGTCAATTATTGACGTATTTGTAAGGTATTCCGTTCCCGAATTCTTTCGTTACCCCACCTGGAAAGCGCTCAGTAGGTCTTTGGACCTACTGAGCGAACAAATCACCACCGATTCTCGTATAATAAATAGTTATCCCAGTTTATGGGGTGGTGCGGTTCAGTCCAGCTCCAAGAGCTTCTCGTCACCTTCGCTGCGATTCTTATCGTGGCAGTGTTGAAAGTAAAAGGAGAAAAATCATATATGGAAAATGAACGCACGGGGCAAACCCCACAAAGTGAAATCGTCAAAACTACAAAACCTCGAAGCTCATCAAAGTGGAAGAGCTTCATTGACAAATCAAAATGTCTTCTCGCGGAGACATTAATGCACTTTGGAGCTGTAGCAGCCGCCTCACCCTTTGGTTCTCGCTGATTTTCGGGAACCACCCAATTTCCTCTGCCGCAATTAGAACCGAATGCGCTCAATGTCATCGAGCGTCGCCCGATGATTTCGCCGGTCGTAGAGTTTGGTTGTCCTACTGTCAGCGTGACCGGCAATCCATTGAGCCATCTCGAGGTTCCCACCATTCTCCAAGTAGGTTGTGATTCCCGTCGCCCTAAAGCTATGACAAGAGAATCGACCGCGAAGCTCCGCGTCTCGGACCCTGCGCTGAATCATTTGGTAGGCATCCGTCCGGCTGATAGGCTTGTCCGAGAGCTTCCCAGTTCGACCAATGGCGCTTCGGAAGAGAAGGCTGTTCGGTTGATTTCCAATCTCGGCCGCTTTAATGTAAGCGTCCAGATACTCCTCAAGTGTGTGGTGGCACGGAATCTCCCTCTCCTTTCCTCCTTTCTCATTGAGCCGGATTACCGTGCGCCTTCCGACCGCCATGACATCTTTTACTCGAAGGGAGACGACGGCTTCGACGCGGGCGAAAGTGAAGGCCATGACTCCAATGAGAGCTCGGTCTCGAAGGCCAACAATTGAATCGGTGTCAAAGCTCGCGAAGAGCTGGTGCATTTCTTCAGGAGTGAACGCTGGCGTCTTCCCTTCCGAGCGCGAGAATCGCGGGGTCTTCACCTCTCGCACTGGGTTCCGGTCGAGCACTCCCTTCTCGACGAACCATGAGAAGAGCATCCGGAGAGCTGAGAAGTGGCGCTTGATGCTTGGGCTGGAAAGCTCGCGCGACACCTCTTCTCGGTAGGCGGCAAGATGGATGCTCGTGATTTGCTCCAGGCGAAAACTCCGCTCGTCGCACCACTGGGCAAACCTGGCCACGTCGCGCATGTAGGCCGAGCGAGTGTTGGCGTTCGGAATTGTGACGGCGAAAAATTCGAGGAAAGCCCTCTGTGCCTCTGTGGGCGCGTTTGCGAAAAGGGCGGGCATTAGATGCCCCCTCGAAACTGGGCCGCTCGCCCTTACTGGCAGTAGAAGTTTGTCTCCGTCCATGCTTCGTCTCTACTGTCGAGTGTGGCACAGAAGAAGCCTCACATAAAAGGGGTTATGTGTGGCTATCTGAACAATTGGGGAGAGTTAGCCCTTTCGCATCGTGCGGACGAAAATTTCAAGCTCCTGTCGAGGGACGCGAGTGAGTCGGCCGACCTTCACAGAAGCAATCGTTCCAGCGGCAATTAGCCCGTAGACCTTTGACCGGCTCATGTTCAGCCGGTCGGCGACCTGTTTGATTGATAGTAGCAATGGGTCATCAACGCGCGTCACGACAGGTGAGCCGGCAATGCGCTTTGCGAAGATGATGTTGGGCAGCGTCGAGACGAGAAACCAGCCTTGAGCACCCATTTGATTGAGTTGGTCTTCGCTCAGGGCTGAAGAGTTAAAAGGAAGGGACTTGTATTGGTAGACGTCAACTGAATGCTGTTGCATGAAGCAGGCATACTCATTCCGTTTCGAGATAGTCAACGCCCGGATTCGTGGCTGGGACTGTAAAATGAAAGCATGAATGACCTAAGAGCGCGACTCTTAGAACATGTCCCGTCGCCCGAAGGTACTCAGGCAGATGTAGTTCTCATTGAGCCGAACGGTGATGAGCACCGTGTTCGTTGCCTCTGCAAACT is a genomic window of Armatimonadota bacterium containing:
- a CDS encoding tyrosine-type recombinase/integrase, encoding MPALFANAPTEAQRAFLEFFAVTIPNANTRSAYMRDVARFAQWCDERSFRLEQITSIHLAAYREEVSRELSSPSIKRHFSALRMLFSWFVEKGVLDRNPVREVKTPRFSRSEGKTPAFTPEEMHQLFASFDTDSIVGLRDRALIGVMAFTFARVEAVVSLRVKDVMAVGRRTVIRLNEKGGKEREIPCHHTLEEYLDAYIKAAEIGNQPNSLLFRSAIGRTGKLSDKPISRTDAYQMIQRRVRDAELRGRFSCHSFRATGITTYLENGGNLEMAQWIAGHADSRTTKLYDRRNHRATLDDIERIRF
- a CDS encoding helix-turn-helix domain-containing protein, with product MQQHSVDVYQYKSLPFNSSALSEDQLNQMGAQGWFLVSTLPNIIFAKRIAGSPVVTRVDDPLLLSIKQVADRLNMSRSKVYGLIAAGTIASVKVGRLTRVPRQELEIFVRTMRKG